DNA from Bacteroidales bacterium:
AAGAGCTAAGAAAAGGAGACATTGACCCAACCGAATTGCAAAACACATTAGACGAGTTGTATAAATCATTTGCAACATTGACACAAGAAGAACAGAAATATGCTAATCTCTTTATTCGTGACGTTCAAAGCGGAGTTGCTAAATTAGAGAGTGGCAAAACCTTTAGAGAGTATATCACAGAATACGAGTTCAATGCAAAGAATGACCAAATAAAAAGAATTTCGACATTACTTGGACTTGATGAATCAAAACTTCGGACACTGATGTTATCTGGAGTTACAGAACTAAATATTAATGAATATGGAAGATTCGATGAATTGAAAAACACGGTTGACAAGGACAAAGCAAAAGCATATTTTGAAAAACTTGAAGGGACAACGATTCCACCTTTCAAAGTAAATATGAGAGTATATAATTTATTACAAAGATTTATAATTGAAGATGGTTTTGACATTGAATAAAATATCTCCCACGCATTTGCAAGCACATTGCCAAAGCCGCTCAAGCCCAAGCACAAACCAAAGCTTTGTCAAAGAGCTTGCAAAGCCAATCCTGTCGAAAGAAAAAGAAAGCACGGGCATACAAAAAAGTGTATAAATTATTGGGTAATAAGTGGTTAAATGGAACTTAGAGCAATAAAGAAAATTAACGATAACTTGAAAATGAAGTGCTTCGAAATGCCCAACGCTTCATACACAAGCCGTTGTAAGCAAGATTGAAAAAAGAATAAACAAACTGAGATTCATGTAAGCCTGACAGGTTGTAACGAAAGTATACCTGTCAGGCTTTTTTGGTTTGCATTGCGCAAAGCGGATTTTACCGCAACGAACTTACAGCACATATTTGGAGACATCCTCACCGGGAATTTCAAAATCGAGTATGCGCAGGAAACGTACGGTGGCGTTGAGGTCTTCGTACATCACTTTGTCGTTTTGGATAAACTTGACCTGCTTGCGATAATCGGCTAAAAGTTTTTCGAGATATGGCGAAGTCTTGGCAGGCCGGCGAAATTCTAATGCCTGCGCCGCGTTGAAAAGCTCGATAGCAAGGATGCGTTCGAGATTTTCCAGTACACGGTAGGCTTTGGTGGCGGCGTTGGCGCCCATACTCACATGGTCTTCCTGCCCCTGCGACGATTGGATGGTATCGACAGAAGCGGGAGTGCACAATTGCTTGTTTTGGCTTACAATGGAAGCGGCAGTGTATTGCGGGATCATAAAACCGGAGTTTAATCCCGGATTAGCCACGAGAAAGTTGGGCAGGTCGCGCTTGCCGTCGAGGAGCTGGTAGGTGCGTCGTTCGGAGATGCTGCCCAGCTCGGCCATGGCAATGCACAGGTTGTCGAGCGCCAGCGCCAGTGGCTGTCCGTGGAAGTTGCCGGCAGAGATGATCAGGTCTTCGTCGGGGAAGATGGTGGGATTATCGGTAACGGCATTGATTTCCATACGGAAAACGTAGGCTACGTAATCTATCGAATCTTTGCTGGCGCCGTGCACCTGTGGGATGCAGCGGAAAGAGTAGGGATCCTGAACATGTGCTTTCTTGCGGTTGATCAGTTCGCTGCCTTCGAGAACCTGGCGGATGCGGCTTGCTGTTTTAATCTGTCCGCGGTGATGGCGTATCTGCTGGATGAGATCGTGAAACGGCTCGATACGCCCGTCGAAGGCGTCGAGAGAAAGCGCTGCGATAATGTCGGCTTGCCGCGAAAGCCTGAAAATGCGCAGACAAAGCATGATGCCGTATGCGCTCATAAACTGGGTACCGTTGAGCAGCGCCAGCCCTTCTTTGCTTTGCAGCGTGAGAGGTTCCCAACCCATAAGCTGGAGCATGCGGCGCGAAGGCATCTTTTCGCCACGAAAATAGACTTCACCTTTGCCAATAAGCGGCAACGACATGTGTGCCAGCGGCGCCAGATCGCCGGAAGCGCCCAGCGATCCCAACTGATAAATGACGGGCTGCACATCGTTGTTGAAAAAGTCGATGAGGCGCTGCACCGTTTCAAGCTGCACGCCCGAATGGCCATAAGAGAGGGCGTGTACCTTGAGCAGCAGCATAAGCTTCACAATTTCACGCGGCACCTCATCGCCCATTCCGCAGGCATGCGACAT
Protein-coding regions in this window:
- the hutH gene encoding histidine ammonia-lyase, which produces MAVHSISTKLLNFEDIETIIREKFTLELSEEAREKIVRCRTYLDKKMASSNEPVYGINTGFGSLHNVTISKDDLSQLQENLVMSHACGMGDEVPREIVKLMLLLKVHALSYGHSGVQLETVQRLIDFFNNDVQPVIYQLGSLGASGDLAPLAHMSLPLIGKGEVYFRGEKMPSRRMLQLMGWEPLTLQSKEGLALLNGTQFMSAYGIMLCLRIFRLSRQADIIAALSLDAFDGRIEPFHDLIQQIRHHRGQIKTASRIRQVLEGSELINRKKAHVQDPYSFRCIPQVHGASKDSIDYVAYVFRMEINAVTDNPTIFPDEDLIISAGNFHGQPLALALDNLCIAMAELGSISERRTYQLLDGKRDLPNFLVANPGLNSGFMIPQYTAASIVSQNKQLCTPASVDTIQSSQGQEDHVSMGANAATKAYRVLENLERILAIELFNAAQALEFRRPAKTSPYLEKLLADYRKQVKFIQNDKVMYEDLNATVRFLRILDFEIPGEDVSKYVL